TGTCTTTCCCTGGGCTTGGCTTTTCCAGCCTGCACCCCCCACTTCCCAGTCCCTAGCACTGCTGCATCGCCAGCACGGTTTTGTGTAACGCCCCCTCTACTGCCCTTGGAAAAGGGGTGGTGTTGCTTGGGCATTGGGGTGGGAGGAGCTGCTGCTCCCAGTCCATAAAGTTGACAGCTCCCcctttgtcttttcatccttGGGATACATTGGGGCTGGGGTAGGAGAAGTGGAAGGGAAAAGACCCTGCTAGTGTGAGGGCATGGTGGGGCCGCCTGTCTCTTTCACTACTCCTTCTCTGTGCTTTCAAAGTGCCACAGAAGTCAGGCTGACATAGCAGCTGGTGGTCATCGAGTTGGAGCAAAAGGGATAGGAGGCAGGGGACTGGGGCATTTGGGTACCTGGGATGCTGCCTTCTGGCCCTGCCTCTGAGGGGCCTCTTTGGGGAGAGTCGCTGAAGAGATGGAGCCTTCCAGCCACGGTCTGGTGGTGGCACTTagacttttccctctcccttccctaccTCTGAAGAAGTGGTGTGCTTGCCTGTTAGACCCAGaagcccgcccctccccccatctctctcaGTGGTGAGGAACAGGCAGTTTCATGCTTTGTGCTTCTCCATCTGAAGCCTTGGAATTGCCTCAGAGCTGGGGTGGAGGGCTGAAAAGGGCGGGAGACAGGCGGGTGTTCCCTGGCAGTCTAAGATCGTGTCTTCCCTGCTCAGTATCCCTTCCTTTCCTCACTTTCAGATGCCCCCTCCAGGAATCCCCCCACCCTTTCCTCCGATGGGACTGCCCCCCATGAGTCAGAGACCACCAGCCATCCCCCCGATGCCCCCTGGCATCATGCCCCCAATGCTTCCACCAATGGGGGCACCACCACCACTCACGCAGGTAATCCTCTCTCCTCCAGTAGTGCCACAGAAAACCCCGGGTGTCCAGTGGGAGGGGGCGgaggtgagagtgggcatctGGACTTGAAAAAGTAGGGAGAGAAGGGCCGCGCTTGGCTCGGCCCATGCAGATTCATCTGCTGAATGACTAGAGGACGCTGTCCTGCTAGCCCGAGCGCCCAGAACCTGGGGATTGCCTGAGGGGGTGCCCGTGTGAAGCTCATGGCCCCCAGTGGGATCTCTCCGAAGCCTGCCTTGCCTGCGCCTGCTCTCACTTTGGTAGCcgttttttgtgttctttgtatCCCTAGATACCAGGAATGGTACCTCCCATGATGCCAGGAATGCTGATGCCAGCGGTGCCTGTCACCGCAGCGGTAAGCACTGGGGCCGACAGGAAGCAGGCTGTGCCCTGCAGCCCTGTGAGTCTGACTTGGAGTACAGGGATATGGCCTCCATTCTTTCCCTCTTGTCATCGGATCTATCCTGGGCCTGGGAGCGCCTCCCCACACTCAAGTCCTCCTCTCCAGCCACGTGCTCCACTCTTTTAGTTTCTCACTCCTTCCCAAAGGCACGTACATTCTCTCTTGTTACTCTTCGCTGGGCCCAGCTCCCTTAAGGAACACGTTCGTGGTACACTGCTTACCCTTGCAGAGCCAGCACTGCAGACACTTGAATACAGTTCCCTCGTCACATCTTCTTTGTCTCTGGACAAAGCAACAGCACCTGCGGGTCTCCCCGTGCCTTCTTGTGCCATTGCTCAGTGTAGTAGAGTCTGGGTAGGATGTAGCATTTGGCATCCACTGTGGAAGAGAGGGGCCTTGGAGATTGACTCCACAAAATACTCTCACTTGAGGCAAACCAAGAACAGAGCTGCTGTGCAGTTCCCCCTAGGATCCTCTAGCCACAGCCCCAGAGGGTGGGGGATGCCTGTTAGGGAGCAGAGGTCCCTGGGAGCAGGACACATGGATCCTGGCCTGGCCTGCTTCTTCATCCCCCATGGCCTGGGTCCTGGGGGCCACTGGGCTTGGCCCCaacccttccccctcctctttcttcgGCAGACGGCTCCGGGTGCGGACACAGCCAGCTGTGAGTCTTCTGGGGGTCTGCTCCCCCCAGGCTCGGAGGTTGGGGGGGTACAGGGGAGAGGGGACCGTGGACTAGAGCCCACCCTGGATCATGCCTGTTGGGATGCCAGGGAGCCTGGGATGTTGATGGGACCAAGGGATATTTAATGGGGATGGAGTAGGGGAGGAATAGGTGGGATAAGATGGGGGTCGGGGCAAGGACTTAATGTTTCCCTTGGCTTCTTTTCTAGCTGCTGTGGCTGGGACAGGCCCTCCGGTGAGTTCTTCTAGCTCAGGGGTCTCTGGGTAGAAAAGCTGGAAGTTGGGGGGCTGACGGTTCAATTTTGGGGTAAGGAGGAGAagctctggggaaggggccttGACCACCgttctgtgccccccccccccccagagggcCCTGTGGAGTGAGCATGTGGCCCCTGACGGGCGCATCTACTACTACAATGCTGACGACAAGCAGTCCGTGTGGGAGAAGCCCAGCGTGCTCAAGTCCAAGGCAGAGGTCCTGAGCGGGGCTTTCTGGCCCTTCCTTTAGGCTGCCCCGACCCTTCAAGTCCTTGGCCTCACCCTGAGTCTTTAACCACACACATGGTTCCTCTGATCCCAAGATCCCTGACCACTCCCCCAGCCTCCCTAGGATCTCAGGAAGTCTCCTTTCCCCCTTGTTGAGCCAGGCCAGGTGGTAGCTAACAACTCCCTACTCACTGGATCCCCTGAGCTCCCCCAGCTGTAGCTAGAGGGCGTGCCCAGCCAACTGACGTCCTCTGACCCAACCTCTTGCAGTTGCTGCTGTCCCAGTGTCCCTGGAAAGAGTACAAGTCAGACACGGGCAAACCTTACTACTATAACAACCAGAGTAAGGAGTCTCGCTGGACCCGGCCCAAGGACTTGGATGACctggagggtgaggaggaggtggggtctgGGCTGTGGTTCTGGGGGGTGGCCCTGGCCCCCCGTGACCATGGTATCTTTTCCCATTGCAGCTTTAGTCAAACAAGAGGCTGCAGGGTGAGTGACTTGCCCGTCTGTCCACCTGTACTTGGGGCCACCTGAGGGGTGGGAGCAGACCCTCTCTCCgtgatccctgctcagtggacaAGCCAGCTCTCCGTTTCCTCGTGGAGTGGTCTGCTCTGGCCGCAGTCCTTCGCAGGATCGAGAGACCAGCTGTCCCCTGGCTGTCCCCTCTCTGCTCCACTCCTGGACACTGCCCTTCCGGCCCACCTGCaggaaacagcagcagcagcagccccagatACTGCAGCCGCAGCCACCTCAGCCCCAGCCTGAGCCCCCGCCTGGGCCGCCTggccccacccctctgcccctgggCCTTCTAGAGCCTGAGCCAGGTGGGAGTGAAGATTGCGATATGTCAGAGGCTGCCCAGCCTGTGGAGCAGGGGTTTCTGCAACAGCCGGAGGAGGGCCCCAGCAGGTGAGGGCTGCCCCCGAGGCATTCCAGATGCGGACCTCGAGCTCCCAGCCTGGTTCCACCCTTGACTTCTGCCAGGCCTGTGGGGAAGGGTGTGAAGATCTGGGCCTGGCCTCTGCAGGGCAGGAGAGGGTTGCTTTGGGGAGCCAGGAGAGGGTGGCCTATCCCTGATCGCATAAGGCACTGAAAGCTGTGGGGACTGGGAGGCGCTGTGGCTGAGCCCCCTTTGCCCCCCAGTGCTGCTGGACAGCATCAGCCACcacagcaggaggaagaggaatcAAAGCCAGAACCAGAGAGGTCTGGCCTCAGTTGGAGCAACCGGGAGAAGGCAAAGCAGGCCTTCAAGGAGCTGCTGAGGGACAAGGTGCGGGGGTGGGGCTCCCAGGGTAGgcctggagggggctggaggggggcaggCCCCATGACCCCTGCCTGCTCCGTTCTAGGCTGTCCCCTCCAATGCCTCGTGGGAACAGGCCATGAAGATGGTGGTCACCGACCCCCGTTACAGGTaggcctgggcagagggagccaggcCCTCCAGACCGCGTGTGTGAGAGCAGCTGGGCCAGGGCCTCCCTGAGAAGCCCCAGCTCAACACTTTGGCCCCAAGGGGACCCGAGTCAGAGTGATAGAAGGGCAAGGAtgcaggggaaggagaagctgGAGGGCCTCCaggaggagggggggaaggggggaaaggTGTCTGACATGAGAccttcaataaatgcttgttgaattgaattgattCGAATTGAATTAATTGGCGTTGAGGGGGCTGGATAGGGTGGAGGCCTGACTGCACCTTGAGAATCCCAGAGCAAAAGGGCCCAGCGTTAGCAGTGTCTTCCCCTCACTGCCTCATCCCAGAGACGCGTCTGGCCTCCCTGCAGCCTGCTGTGCCCGTGCATGGACCCCTCACTCAGTTCTGTGTACCTCGACCCTGCTCGGTGGGCTGTGCGGGGTGGTTCAAGCTgactcctctgcccccaccctgctcccaccCTCTCCACCCCAGTGCCTTGCCCAAACTGAGTGAGAAAAAGCAGGCATTCAATGCCTACAAGGCGCAgcgggagaaggaggagaaggaagaggccCGGCTAAGGGCCAAGGAGGCCAAGCAGACCTTGCAGCATTTCCTGGAGCAGCATGAACGCATGACCTCCACCACCCGCTACCGGTcagggggccgggctggggcggggcctgggaacCCCGAGAACGCACGGGCCCAGGGTCTCTGTCCCCTGCCTGCCTACCCACAGCCCATATGCTCCACAGGCGAGCAGAACAGACCTTTGGGGAGCTGGAGGTGTGGGCTGTGGTCCCTGAGAGGGATCGAAAAGAGGTTTATGATGATGTCCTCTTCTTCCTGGCCAAGAAGGAGAAGGTAATAGTCACTGGCTGGATCAGTCAACCCGTCTCACTTTAGAGTCTTCCTATCTTTGCATCCCTGTGGACCCCGGCCATTCACTTCCCCACTGCTCCAGACCCTCAGCTCCTTCCTGGGAAGCTGGCGTGGCACTTGCACATCCCCCCCGCCCATCTCTGCGCTGGGCCTGCAACCTGGGTGTGGGAGGGCAGGAAGGCATCTGTACGGGGTTGGTCTGGAACCGGTGCTCCTTCTCCCTTCCGGGGATGTGAAGGTCTTGAGTCTGGTCTTCCTAGGGTTCACCTAGCTGCCTGCCTTGCCCCAAATGCTCCTCTGTCCAGGCCCACTTGAATATCTCTGACCTGCCCTACCTCACCCTGACCCTGACACTGTGGCTCCTCAGGAACAAGCCAAGCAGCTCCGGCGCCGCAACATCCAGGCCCTGAAGAGCATCCTGGATGGGATGAGTAGTGTCAACTTCCAAACTACATGGTCCCAGGCCCAGCAGTACCTCATGGATAACCCCAGCTTTGCTCAGGACCACCAGCTGCAGAGTAAGCCCGGGTTCGCCACTCCTGcctgtcccttcccctttcctcacTGACCTGGGATCCCGGAGCCTGCCTCATACCGCTCCTCACTGCACTTCCTGCCCTCCTGGACATCCAAGGGTCCTCAGCACTCACTCAATCCCTGTATCTCTCCAGACTCTGGAGATCCCAGAACACTGGGgcacccccttcctccctctggggTCCACTGTTGACCTGGACGTTGTGTGTCCTTGGAGGAAGAGCTCTGGGATAGGTGTCAGATGACCAGGAGAGAAGGATGATTTTTAGAACTCATCTGAATATGGTCTTAAATTGTTGTGGTGCTATGGACCACAGCTGGTCACGTGTGTTCTGATGAGCTGTTGTTGGCCTGTAGTCACTGACAAATCAGAAATTTACCTTTGGAACCTTCATCAAAGCCGGATTGATTCCATAGAACATAAAATCTCAGATCGCAAGATTATTGGTTTCATAAGATTACTTCCAGTAAGTGAATTCACAGGGGCTGAAtacttgctaattttttttctcatacattAATGAACCCTCCTCCAGAACCACCATTCCAGTCTCCTCTCCCACAGAGGCCTCTGCTCCTCTGGCCCCACCACACTGGGTGACCCTGGCACCTACTGAGGCAGCATCCTTGAACAGTAGGGGTGCCAGGGTCTGGGAGGGAGGGTGTCCCACCGATGTGGTGCCAGCTGAGCCCCTTCCCTGTGCTTAGACATGGACAAGGAAGATGCACTGATCTGCTTTGAGGAGCACATCCGAGctttggagagggaggaggaggaggagcgggagcgGGCCCGCCTTCGGGAGCGGCGTCAGCAACGCAAGAACCGGGAGGCCTTCCAGGTACCTTTGCCGCCCGCCTGCTGGATAGGAGCTCAGCTTCGCACCAGACTGTGACCTCTTtgcccaggccctgctgccctgcctcctCTTAGCTAGGCcgtttgtgctctgtctctgcccAGTAGTGTGCTTCCTCCACAAGGCCACTCTGTGCCTGCAGCTCCTGCTGTGTCCCCTCAACTCTGGGCCAAGCTCCTCCAGGGAGGCTGTATGTATGCACCACCCAGAAACTGCCAGCAGAGAGCACCCTAAAGGCACAGCTTAGGAGCTTAGCCAAGTTCATTTCCCTTCTGCGGGGAGCTCAATAGGCAGAGCTAGCTCATCCCGCAGCACACACAGCTTGGAGGTGGTGGCAGAGGTGGTATGGTGGGGGTTCTTAGCCGGAACACATTGGGAAGCTGCGAGCAAACCACAGGAAGGACAGGCTGCAGACAAGTTTCTGATTTTCTGCTCCTTGTCTCGTTTGAGTCTATCCTTCTCTGTATTTGCATTCTCTCTGTTTTCACTGCTCTCTGCCTCCCTATCTACATCTCTTCATCTCTGcctcctttgcctgtgtttccTCAGTCTGAATTGTCCCGGCCTCCCTCTCCCAtccatcccctctcctcctccccagtctCTGGCTGGCCCCTCTCCGTGTCTCACTAGCCCTATAACTGGCCTCTCTCTGCTCAGACCTTCCTGGACGAGCTGCACGAGACAGGGCAGCTGCACTCTATGTCCACCTGGATGGAGCTGTACCCAGCGGTCAGCACTGATGTCCGCTTTGCCAACATGCTGGGCCAGCCGGGTAaggcagccaggcgccccttcctCTGGCCTGGCTTCCTGCCCTGCCAGCCTCTCTGCACCCCTACTCCCTGGTCCTGTCCTCGACCCTACCCCCAGGCCTCGGGAAGCTGCCGCCCGccaggcccccctccctccctcccccgcagGCTCCACCCCTCTGGACTTGTTCAAGTTCTATGTGGAAGAGTTGAAGGCACGATTCCATGATGAGAAGAAGATCATTAAGGACATCCTTAAGGTGAGGGGAGGCCCAGGGTTGTGGATGGATGCAGAGTGGGTGCAGGGCATACTCTCTGGACAGGACTCCCTGATAAGTACCATTCTGCAGGAGCGTTGTAGCTCAGTTCAGCAGATATCCACTACGATCCCTAGCTGTTCACCTGGGACACGGAAAGATACAATTTCTGTCCTTAAGGAGCTCATGGCTTAGTAGGAAGAGAAACATGACACCTTTTATACAGAGGGGTAAATGCTGTTACAGAGACAAGAATCAAAAGAATTGACATTTGAACTACGCCTTTAAGAACAAGTAGGTGGGGGAGGATGGAGGTCGTGGGCACAGGGTATGACAGGAGCAGAAGCAAGGGAGTGGGAAGGGCACGGCAGGTTTGAGGAGCAAGGGGCATGGCTCATCACAAACTGATAGCTTGTGGATACGTGTTCCTTCTGGCCCGTACAGCATTTTAGCACAATTCCAAATTGGCCACTAACATTTTAGAACTTAGGAGATTGTACATAAAAATCTGGGTTTTCAACTTTTCTTAAGCTGGGCTGGTTTCGCAAGGCATTCAGTGGACTCAGGCTGTGACGCCATCCTTGTCCTCACCGCTCCCGCCATGGCTCTGGCGTGGCAGCGGCTCCCTCGGCTCAGGCACATACATGGCTTATCTTACGCCGGAGAGAGAGTTCCCCAAGTCTCTGTCCATCAGAGGTGGATAAAGGATTATTGCAGTGAGAGAGCCTTgtgtttcagaaggaaaaaaacaaagaggaagcaTATTCCTTTGTGGAAGTGAAGagcatgcaaaggccctggggaggAGACACGCCCGGCAGTTAGGGGCAGCGCTGTGCAGGCAGGCTGCTTGGGATATGAGGCCCGCTTAACcgcttgctagctgtgtgacctccgGCAGACTTTTTaagctttctgagcctcagtttcctcattggaCAAAGGGGTTACTTTCCACCAGCACACACCTAGTTCCAAGGGGGAGTAACTGGGTACCTGGGATGAGAAGGGTCTGAGAACAAAGCTAGGAATGTCCCACTTGCACACACAACACTTACTTTTTCTAGAAGTCTTGTGTCTTTTCTTACAGATCCGGGTGTTGCATCTTATTACCATATTACTTCTCTGTTCAATGTAAACTTAGTGTTTTAAAATTCCTTACCATTAGGTAGGACAGGCCATACTGTCCCGTGGCTTCCTCGGTTTCCCTGGCACCCTACGCCCCAGTTTGGAAGTAGAACCCTACGTGTAAAATACCTTGAAtgctaaaataagaaatttggatttttatcttGTAAGTTACAGGGAGCCAGGGAATGATACGGTCAGATGATGTCTTGGAAGAGGCACAGGGTCAGTGTAGAGTCACACCTCTCAGACCGAGGGCTTGTGTCCTAGGGGATGGATGGCGGTAGGACAAAGCCTCAGGACACTGAAAAGTCTTAGTGGCAAGTGATTCAAACTGATTTTGAGCTTGAGCCATCCTCTTCTGACTCAGCCCCAGGCTCTCTCCCCTGCCGTTAGGGCCCTTTGGTAGAAAAGTTGGAGCAGCGCAGGACTCTGGGGTACGGGTTAGAGGTGcaggaggggagaaaggaggccAGACAGGAGGTAACCTAGGTGGCAGAGGAGctcagcaggggcagcaggggcagcggATGAGGGAGGGCTGTGGTGCTCCATCTCTATTTTTCTGAGACACCCTCCCCACACCCCGGGTTTCTTCAGGGGTGCCTTGGGACAAGAAAGGAGGGGATTTTATACTCCTTCCTTTGGTTTTCAGTACAGCaggttttcttttatatatggaGGTTTTACATAagaatttttgttgaaaaaatgtttctgttgttaaaaaaagaagtttaaaatcagGAGGATAGTCACTCAGAAGTTGAATGgacagatttttgtgtgtgtgaaatggaGGGCAAGGGAGGAGTGAATTGAAgttggtggaggaggaggatggtaCCATTTGTGAGGATTCCGGAACAGGGATGGAGAAAAATAGGAATTCTATCTGGGGAATTAGTCTGAAAAGTaccctggggcagggaggaatATGAAGCAAATGCCATATTTTAAATAGGATAACCGTGTGAAGTATAAATATCTAATCCCGGGAGAGCTAAATTTTATTGGATGCTTACATTTTAGCCACAGAATGGCTGGTCCTGCTGACAGGCCTGTAGGCGTCCTGTCCTCGCTGTCTCTCCACGTCTCCTGAGAAAGGGGCTTCTTTAGACAGGTCCCTACCTCTTCCCCCTTTTGGGCTCCTGCCTATGGAAGGCTGATGAGCCCAGGAGTTCCTGGGATCACCCACTACCCCGGGAGACTGTGAGGGCGCCTCTCACCCCATAGGATAATTCAAAGAGCCCTGGACTTGGAACAGCTGGAAGCCAGGAGATCTGGCCTGGGAGATCcatgggggtggggacagaggtggCTCACAGGGAATGAATTCTCTTGGGGTCTGCTAAATTAGAAGTTTCTTTGAAATAGTCTATTATGGGTCTGAAAATCAGGATGGAGGGCTGGGATGGCTAGGGACAGTGTAGATGGAAAAGACCAAGACCAAGACCACGTGCGAGAGGCAGGAAAAGAGGTCAGAGAGACAAGAGGGCAGTTGAAGTGAGCGGCACCAGGTACAAGGACCAGTCAAGTGAGGACCAGGAAGGGGCCCTTAGAGTTGTCTATGGGGACATGAGCACTTTTAGGAAAGCCGTGTCTGTAAAGAGGGACGAGTGGCTACAGCACAGACCTTGGAGTGTTTATTGGTTGAGATCTCTGCAAGTTAAATAACGTGTGAGCCttcgtttcctcatctgtagaataggGGTAACGTGTGCGCACGGTTGTGAGAAGTGGTAATATTTGTAAAGCGTCTTGCATATAGTAGGCTCACTCCAtgttaatttgttttcctttatgctgcatttaaagattttgaaacaaaggaaaagcagCATGGGTTGTTAGCTTGAGGAAGGTGACCACAGAGGGGACGGGGATGTTCCCAGTTAAGCGAGGTGTGAGCTTGACGGAAGGAGCCAGTGGAGAGGTGGGATCGAACCTTTGGCTTCCCTGACAGAGACTGGTGGGTCTGAGAGGAACCTGAGCGTAGGTTGAGGAAGTGCTCTTGGAATACACGAGAAGAGTGTGCTCTCCATATTACAGATCTGAAAACTtaaatacaacactgtatgttaactaactggcaTTACAGtaagaacttaaaaaagaagagctcGCTCTGCCACGGGTGGGAAGGCCAGAGCAAATTAGTGCcgtgtggagggaggggagtggaACCGGGCTTCCGCCCCCACTGACTCAGACTCCAGTGGCTCCACTTTTCACCAGGTCGACTTGGGCCACGTGTCGACCTAAGCCTCTGCTTTATTGAGGTGTTGGGAGGCGTAGAGGACAAGCTCTGAGCCTGGCCCAGGGTGTTTCGAGAAGGGGAGGTGTTTTTAATAGTGTTCTGGAGCTGTACACCTGAGGGCCACGGGATCTGTGGGTGTAGTGCTTCCAACTGTGGGCTTCAGTGCTAGAAGGACCTGGGGTAAAGTTCTGCGTCCACTGCATATTAGCCGAGAGACTGTGGGCAAGTGCTCTCCTCTCTCCAAACCTTGGTTTCTCTTGCCACACAAAATTAGGAGGCCAGGACTTAGGCTTAAATTTCGATGCTGAGGATTAAGAGAGAGACCAGGTGTGTGACGCACTCAGCACGGTACCTGGCACCATAGTAAGCACTCGAAATAAGCCAGAGGACGGGACCAGCAGATGTTGACTGAGAACGTGGGGAAGTTACTGAGCAGCAGGAGGGCCCAAGTGGGGCCCAGCCTTAAGCCAAAGGAACAAAGAATTAATTGTGAGAAACTCAGGCGTCAGTCAGCAGACGTGGCGCACACACCCTGCTCCCCGCGCTCCTTGTGATCCAGTGCCCCCCCCTCAGCTCCCTGTGCGTCCAGACCAAGGGCAGGCGTGGGAGGCTCAATCGTCAGATGGTGAGGACTCGGACAACCTGGTTTCAGAAGTGCATCTGAGTCCTGTGGGTCTCTTCTGGGGCCTGGGGGATTCTAGAGCATCCTGTAGTCTGCCCGTCTGCCTGCCCTGGAGGCCGGCTTCAGGCTTCAGGCCCGCGGTGGCCCCTGCTTCATGTGCCGCTGTGCCCACAGGACCGGGGCTTCTGCGTGGAGGTGAACACAGCCTTTGAGGACTTCGCCCACGTCATAAGCTTTGACAAGAGGGCTGCTGCGCTGGACGCAGGCAACATCAAGCTGACCTTCAATAGTGtgaggggccgggcggggcg
This genomic interval from Vulpes lagopus strain Blue_001 chromosome 21, ASM1834538v1, whole genome shotgun sequence contains the following:
- the PRPF40B gene encoding pre-mRNA-processing factor 40 homolog B isoform X1; its protein translation is MGEWMKSLSKSQTVPVVQPPPSFLLLLGNKDSTEGARLAGSRLVEESRPSQGSLGAGHGQETGPGDPSSELCAPFSSSPLCFPSAKAHLFAHPGSYDFSLPQQSVPDSGPRPPAAPAPFPPGPPMMPPPFMPPPGIPPPFPPMGLPPMSQRPPAIPPMPPGIMPPMLPPMGAPPPLTQIPGMVPPMMPGMLMPAVPVTAATAPGADTASSAVAGTGPPRALWSEHVAPDGRIYYYNADDKQSVWEKPSVLKSKAELLLSQCPWKEYKSDTGKPYYYNNQSKESRWTRPKDLDDLEALVKQEAAGKQQQQQPQILQPQPPQPQPEPPPGPPGPTPLPLGLLEPEPGGSEDCDMSEAAQPVEQGFLQQPEEGPSSAAGQHQPPQQEEEESKPEPERSGLSWSNREKAKQAFKELLRDKAVPSNASWEQAMKMVVTDPRYSALPKLSEKKQAFNAYKAQREKEEKEEARLRAKEAKQTLQHFLEQHERMTSTTRYRRAEQTFGELEVWAVVPERDRKEVYDDVLFFLAKKEKEQAKQLRRRNIQALKSILDGMSSVNFQTTWSQAQQYLMDNPSFAQDHQLQNMDKEDALICFEEHIRALEREEEEERERARLRERRQQRKNREAFQTFLDELHETGQLHSMSTWMELYPAVSTDVRFANMLGQPGSTPLDLFKFYVEELKARFHDEKKIIKDILKDRGFCVEVNTAFEDFAHVISFDKRAAALDAGNIKLTFNSLLEKAEAREREREKEEARRMRRREAAFRSMLRQAVPALELGTAWEEVRERFVCDSAFEQITLESERIRLFREFLQVLETECQHLHTKGRKHGRKGKKHHRKRSRSPSGSESEEEELPPPSLRPPKRRRRNPSESGSEPSSSLDSVESGGAALGGRGSPSSRLLLGSDHGLRKAKKPKKKTKKRRHKSNSPESETDPEEKAGKESDEKEPEQDKDRELRRAEVPNRSPGFGIKKEKTGWDTSESELSEGELERRRRTLLQQLDDHQ
- the PRPF40B gene encoding pre-mRNA-processing factor 40 homolog B isoform X3; this encodes MAGPVRSSGSYFLSVPDSGPRPPAAPAPFPPGPPMMPPPFMPPPGIPPPFPPMGLPPMSQRPPAIPPMPPGIMPPMLPPMGAPPPLTQIPGMVPPMMPGMLMPAVPVTAATAPGADTASSAVAGTGPPRALWSEHVAPDGRIYYYNADDKQSVWEKPSVLKSKAELLLSQCPWKEYKSDTGKPYYYNNQSKESRWTRPKDLDDLEALVKQEAAGKQQQQQPQILQPQPPQPQPEPPPGPPGPTPLPLGLLEPEPGGSEDCDMSEAAQPVEQGFLQQPEEGPSSAAGQHQPPQQEEEESKPEPERSGLSWSNREKAKQAFKELLRDKAVPSNASWEQAMKMVVTDPRYSALPKLSEKKQAFNAYKAQREKEEKEEARLRAKEAKQTLQHFLEQHERMTSTTRYRRAEQTFGELEVWAVVPERDRKEVYDDVLFFLAKKEKEQAKQLRRRNIQALKSILDGMSSVNFQTTWSQAQQYLMDNPSFAQDHQLQNMDKEDALICFEEHIRALEREEEEERERARLRERRQQRKNREAFQTFLDELHETGQLHSMSTWMELYPAVSTDVRFANMLGQPGSTPLDLFKFYVEELKARFHDEKKIIKDILKDRGFCVEVNTAFEDFAHVISFDKRAAALDAGNIKLTFNSLLEKAEAREREREKEEARRMRRREAAFRSMLRQAVPALELGTAWEEVRERFVCDSAFEQITLESERIRLFREFLQVLETECQHLHTKGRKHGRKGKKHHRKRSRSPSGSESEEEELPPPSLRPPKRRRRNPSESGSEPSSSLDSVESGGAALGGRGSPSSRLLLGSDHGLRKAKKPKKKTKKRRHKSNSPESETDPEEKAGKESDEKEPEQDKDRELRRAEVPNRSPGFGIKKEKTGWDTSESELSEGELERRRRTLLQQLDDHQ
- the PRPF40B gene encoding pre-mRNA-processing factor 40 homolog B isoform X2; this translates as MGEWMKSLSKSQTVPVVQPPPSFLLLLGNKDSTEGARLAGSRLVEESRPSQGSLGAGHGQETGPGDPSSELCAPFSSSPLCFPSAKAHLFAHPGSYDFSLPQQSVPDSGPRPPAAPAPFPPGPPMMPPPFMPPPGIPPPFPPMGLPPMSQRPPAIPPMPPGIMPPMLPPMGAPPPLTQIPGMVPPMMPGMLMPAVPVTAATAPGADTASSAVAGTGPPRALWSEHVAPDGRIYYYNADDKQSVWEKPSVLKSKAELLLSQCPWKEYKSDTGKPYYYNNQSKESRWTRPKDLDDLEALVKQEAAGKQQQQQPQILQPQPPQPQPEPPPGPPGPTPLPLGLLEPEPGGSEDCDMSEAAQPVEQGFLQQPEEGPSSAAGQHQPPQQEEEESKPEPERSGLSWSNREKAKQAFKELLRDKAVPSNASWEQAMKMVVTDPRYSALPKLSEKKQAFNAYKAQREKEEKEEARLRAKEAKQTLQHFLEQHERMTSTTRYRRAEQTFGELEVWAVVPERDRKEVYDDVLFFLAKKEKEQAKQLRRRNIQALKSILDGMSSVNFQTTWSQAQQYLMDNPSFAQDHQLQNMDKEDALICFEEHIRALEREEEEERERARLRERRQQRKNREAFQTFLDELHETGQLHSMSTWMELYPAVSTDVRFANMLGQPGSTPLDLFKFYVEELKARFHDEKKIIKDILKDRGFCVEVNTAFEDFAHVISFDKRAAALDAGNIKLTFNSLLEKAEAREREREKEEARRMRRREAAFRSMLRQAVPALELGTAWEEVRERFVCDSAFEQITLESERIRLFREFLQTECQHLHTKGRKHGRKGKKHHRKRSRSPSGSESEEEELPPPSLRPPKRRRRNPSESGSEPSSSLDSVESGGAALGGRGSPSSRLLLGSDHGLRKAKKPKKKTKKRRHKSNSPESETDPEEKAGKESDEKEPEQDKDRELRRAEVPNRSPGFGIKKEKTGWDTSESELSEGELERRRRTLLQQLDDHQ
- the PRPF40B gene encoding pre-mRNA-processing factor 40 homolog B isoform X8, with amino-acid sequence MGEWMKSLSKSQTVPVVQPPPSFLLLLGNKDSTEGARLAGSRLVEESRPSQGSLGAGHGQETGPGDPSSELCAPFSSSPLCFPSAKAHLFAHPGSYDFSLPQQSVPDSGPRPPAAPAPFPPGPPMMPPPFMPPPGIPPPFPPMGLPPMSQRPPAIPPMPPGIMPPMLPPMGAPPPLTQIPGMVPPMMPGMLMPAVPVTAATAPGADTASSAVAGTGPPRALWSEHVAPDGRIYYYNADDKQSVWEKPSVLKSKAELLLSQCPWKEYKSDTGKPYYYNNQSKESRWTRPKDLDDLEALVKQEAAGKQQQQQPQILQPQPPQPQPEPPPGPPGPTPLPLGLLEPEPGGSEDCDMSEAAQPVEQGFLQQPEEGPSSAAGQHQPPQQEEEESKPEPERSGLSWSNREKAKQAFKELLRDKAVPSNASWEQAMKMVVTDPRYSALPKLSEKKQAFNAYKAQREKEEKEEARLRAKEAKQTLQHFLEQHERMTSTTRYRRAEQTFGELEVWAVVPERDRKEVYDDVLFFLAKKEKEQAKQLRRRNIQALKSILDGMSSVNFQTTWSQAQQYLMDNPSFAQDHQLQNMDKEDALICFEEHIRALEREEEEERERARLRERRQQRKNREAFQTFLDELHETGQLHSMSTWMELYPAVSTDVRFANMLGQPGSTPLDLFKFYVEELKARFHDEKKIIKDILKDRGFCVEVNTAFEDFAHVISFDKRAAALDAGNIKLTFNSLLEKAEAREREREKEEARRMRRREAAFRSMLRQAVPALELGTAWEEVRERFVCDSAFEQITLESERIRLFREFLQVLETECQHLHTKGRKHGRKGKKHHRKRSRSPSFPDLRASGGQGTCALTGIC